The Amycolatopsis mongoliensis genome includes a window with the following:
- a CDS encoding M1 family metallopeptidase yields the protein MRARTRTGLGVLAAGVASVLLAGTASAAPTPGAPGVGDSYYPNAGNGGTDVLHYDIRLTYQPATDVLAGTTTLLLTATQDLSRFDLDFALKASSVLVNNRPARFTNQTGNGELVVTPAQPLLKGQTATVVVAYSDTPSTEQVDGLNGWKKGSFGALGVDEPQSSAWWFPANDHPTDKATYDVTIEAPDDNVAVTNGTLVRKTKSRAGWTRWQWRSTKPQATYLTSFIVGKYELNQSTTPDGKPFITAYGSDLGDSLYAAKASVERTPEIDAFLATQFGPYPFEAEGGVVTSGITFSLENQTRPTYGVRNFRAGSNTTLIAHENAHQWFGDNVSLGRWSDIWLNEGFASYAEWLWSEHEGEGTVAELAQYTYDSNPADGDLWKLVPADPGADNQFDNAVYDRGALTLQALRTAVGDEAFFKILQTWQVQKGGSNGRIQEFIALAEKVSGKPLYDLFQTWLYTAGKPAVGPNGAAAFTARAASVQAKPKSYDQIQANHRNLAAEHSH from the coding sequence ATGCGTGCAAGAACTCGCACCGGCCTCGGTGTGCTCGCGGCCGGGGTCGCCTCGGTGCTGCTCGCCGGCACCGCCAGTGCGGCCCCGACGCCTGGTGCCCCCGGTGTCGGTGACTCGTACTACCCGAACGCCGGCAACGGCGGGACGGACGTGCTGCACTACGACATCCGGCTGACCTACCAGCCCGCTACCGACGTCCTCGCCGGCACCACGACGCTGCTGCTCACCGCGACGCAGGACCTGTCGCGGTTCGACCTGGACTTCGCGCTCAAGGCGTCGAGCGTGCTGGTGAACAACCGGCCGGCCCGGTTCACGAACCAGACCGGCAACGGCGAACTCGTCGTCACCCCGGCGCAGCCGCTGCTCAAGGGCCAGACCGCCACGGTCGTCGTGGCTTACTCGGACACGCCGTCCACCGAGCAGGTCGACGGGCTCAACGGCTGGAAGAAGGGCTCCTTCGGCGCGCTCGGCGTCGACGAGCCGCAGAGCTCCGCGTGGTGGTTCCCGGCCAACGACCACCCGACCGACAAGGCGACCTACGACGTCACCATCGAAGCGCCGGATGACAACGTTGCCGTCACCAACGGCACGCTCGTCCGCAAGACGAAGAGCCGCGCCGGGTGGACCCGCTGGCAGTGGCGCAGCACGAAGCCGCAGGCCACGTACCTGACGTCGTTCATCGTCGGCAAGTACGAGCTGAACCAGTCGACCACGCCGGACGGCAAGCCGTTCATCACGGCGTACGGCTCCGACCTCGGCGACTCGCTGTACGCGGCGAAGGCCAGCGTCGAGCGGACGCCGGAGATCGACGCGTTCCTGGCGACGCAGTTCGGGCCGTACCCGTTCGAGGCCGAGGGCGGCGTCGTGACCAGCGGTATCACGTTCTCCCTGGAGAACCAGACCCGGCCGACGTACGGCGTCCGCAACTTCCGCGCGGGCTCGAACACGACGTTGATCGCGCACGAGAACGCCCACCAGTGGTTCGGCGACAACGTCTCGCTCGGCCGCTGGAGCGACATCTGGCTGAACGAGGGCTTCGCGTCCTACGCCGAGTGGCTGTGGTCCGAGCACGAAGGCGAAGGCACGGTCGCCGAGCTGGCCCAGTACACGTACGACTCCAACCCGGCCGACGGCGACCTGTGGAAGCTCGTCCCGGCCGACCCGGGCGCGGACAACCAGTTCGACAACGCCGTGTACGACCGCGGCGCGCTGACGCTGCAGGCGCTGCGCACGGCCGTCGGCGACGAGGCGTTCTTCAAGATCCTGCAGACCTGGCAGGTCCAGAAGGGCGGGTCGAACGGGCGCATCCAGGAGTTCATCGCGCTGGCCGAGAAGGTTTCGGGCAAGCCGCTGTACGACCTGTTCCAGACGTGGCTGTACACGGCCGGCAAGCCGGCGGTCGGCCCGAACGGCGCTGCTGCGTTCACGGCGCGTGCGGCTTCGGTTCAGGCGAAGCCGAAGTCGTACGACCAGATCCAGGCGAACCACCGGAATCTCGCCGCGGAGCACTCGCACTGA
- a CDS encoding DUF3592 domain-containing protein, with the protein MSTKGERVRRVGWWATLGVASLLTVMCVCLLFAAIRNDGAIEAQLGTANATVDSVAFDRTIIHFETPDGIVHSPANGVLYPDGLAAGQLVRIEYDASDPELARVAGRSATLTLLPLGSFVLFTWLVAGPLLWWIRRVDKRAVPPAPATSSA; encoded by the coding sequence GTGAGCACGAAAGGTGAGCGGGTGAGGCGCGTCGGGTGGTGGGCCACCCTCGGCGTCGCCTCGCTCCTCACCGTGATGTGCGTGTGCCTCCTGTTCGCGGCGATCCGCAACGACGGCGCGATCGAGGCCCAGCTGGGCACGGCGAACGCGACGGTGGACTCGGTGGCGTTCGACCGCACGATCATCCACTTCGAGACCCCGGACGGCATCGTCCACAGCCCGGCGAACGGCGTCCTCTACCCGGACGGCCTGGCGGCGGGCCAGCTGGTCCGCATCGAGTACGACGCCTCCGACCCGGAGCTGGCCCGGGTGGCCGGCCGGTCGGCGACGCTCACGCTGCTGCCGCTGGGGAGTTTCGTGCTGTTCACGTGGCTGGTGGCCGGGCCGCTGCTGTGGTGGATCCGGCGGGTGGACAAGCGAGCTGTCCCGCCTGCTCCAGCCACGTCTTCCGCGTGA
- a CDS encoding inositol monophosphatase family protein, producing the protein MTLLSSRPPRPVEPGLLSRALEVAGRLANDATDVITATAGRGAHPSTLDSPFDWVTDTDRILERHTRRVLTAEFPGIPVVGHEFGADHGADVAEYRWVVDSVDGTANYVAGVPWCAYSLALVDAAGPVVGVVADPYRAQIYAAARGRGARANGKPVRLTDRCVTAGALVCTEFARRGPWPGMGGFIERAAEAHAGVRVLGSAALSIAQVALGHAAAAVLHSYHEWDVAGSVAMAIEAGAVVLDKHGEDTALPTDGLLVAAPGVADEVLGWWQETAHAG; encoded by the coding sequence ATGACCCTCTTGTCCTCCAGGCCGCCGCGGCCCGTGGAGCCCGGCCTGCTGTCGAGGGCCCTCGAAGTGGCCGGGCGACTGGCCAACGACGCCACCGACGTGATCACCGCGACCGCCGGCCGCGGCGCGCATCCCTCCACACTGGACTCGCCGTTCGACTGGGTCACCGACACCGACCGGATCCTGGAGCGGCACACCCGGCGCGTCCTGACGGCGGAGTTCCCCGGCATCCCGGTGGTCGGCCACGAGTTCGGCGCGGACCACGGCGCGGACGTCGCCGAGTACCGCTGGGTGGTCGACTCGGTGGACGGCACGGCGAACTACGTGGCGGGGGTGCCGTGGTGCGCGTACAGCCTGGCGCTGGTCGACGCGGCGGGGCCGGTGGTGGGCGTGGTGGCGGACCCGTACCGGGCCCAGATCTACGCGGCCGCGCGCGGACGAGGGGCCCGCGCGAACGGCAAGCCGGTCCGCCTGACGGACCGCTGCGTGACGGCGGGCGCGCTGGTCTGCACGGAGTTCGCCCGCCGCGGGCCGTGGCCGGGGATGGGCGGCTTCATCGAGCGCGCGGCGGAGGCGCACGCCGGGGTGCGGGTGCTGGGATCGGCGGCGTTGTCGATCGCCCAGGTGGCCTTGGGTCATGCGGCGGCGGCGGTGCTGCACAGCTATCACGAGTGGGACGTGGCCGGGTCGGTGGCGATGGCGATCGAGGCCGGGGCGGTGGTGCTGGACAAGCACGGGGAGGACACGGCGTTGCCGACCGACGGGTTGCTGGTGGCGGCGCCGGGGGTGGCCGATGAGGTGCTGGGGTGGTGGCAGGAGACGGCCCACGCGGGCTGA
- the menE gene encoding o-succinylbenzoate--CoA ligase — protein MRTVELDGSPEALEGLKTALADALDGGPAVLPFTDPALRDAMTPDEPAEPDTAVVIATSGSTGAPKGVLLSARALTASAEATHARLGGPGHWLLATPAHYIGGLQVLVRSLLAGTTPALLTGRGFRPDDFAAAAAKLKGGPRYTALVPTQLVRLLDDGGAGLAAAKAFDAIVVGAAATSATLRERAADAGVRIVPAYGMSETASGCVYDGFPLDGVRVDLSGERIRIAGDVLAHGYRLRPDLTAESFRDGWFTTSDRGVRHGDGRIEVLGRADDMINTGGVKVSANAIERLLGEQPGVRDACVVGLPDPEWGEAVVALVVPEGEPPEADELRAAVRSELGAAATPKRVEYGSELPLRGPGKIDRAAVKARLRSGLSS, from the coding sequence ATGCGGACGGTCGAACTCGACGGCTCTCCGGAGGCGCTCGAGGGGTTGAAGACGGCCCTCGCGGACGCGCTGGACGGCGGCCCGGCCGTGCTGCCCTTCACCGACCCGGCGCTGCGCGACGCGATGACGCCGGACGAGCCCGCCGAACCGGACACGGCCGTGGTCATCGCCACGTCGGGCTCGACCGGCGCCCCCAAGGGCGTGCTGCTCTCGGCCCGGGCGCTGACCGCGTCCGCCGAGGCCACCCACGCGCGGCTCGGTGGCCCCGGGCACTGGCTGCTGGCGACGCCGGCGCACTACATCGGCGGCCTGCAGGTGCTGGTCCGGTCGCTGCTGGCCGGCACCACCCCGGCGCTGCTCACCGGCCGGGGCTTCCGGCCGGACGACTTCGCCGCCGCGGCGGCGAAGCTGAAGGGCGGCCCGCGGTACACGGCCCTGGTGCCGACCCAGCTGGTCCGGCTGCTCGACGACGGCGGCGCCGGGCTGGCCGCGGCGAAGGCGTTCGACGCGATCGTGGTCGGCGCCGCGGCGACGTCGGCGACCCTGCGCGAGCGCGCGGCCGACGCCGGCGTCCGGATCGTGCCCGCGTACGGCATGAGCGAGACGGCGAGCGGCTGCGTCTACGACGGCTTCCCCCTCGACGGCGTCCGGGTCGACCTGTCCGGTGAGCGCATCCGCATCGCGGGCGACGTCCTCGCGCACGGCTACCGGCTCCGGCCGGACCTGACCGCGGAGTCGTTCCGCGACGGCTGGTTCACGACGTCGGACCGTGGGGTCCGGCACGGCGACGGCCGGATCGAGGTCCTCGGCCGGGCCGACGACATGATCAACACCGGCGGCGTGAAGGTGTCCGCGAACGCGATCGAGCGACTCCTGGGCGAGCAGCCGGGGGTGCGGGACGCGTGCGTCGTCGGCCTGCCGGACCCGGAGTGGGGCGAGGCCGTCGTGGCGCTGGTCGTCCCGGAAGGGGAACCGCCCGAAGCGGACGAACTGCGCGCCGCGGTCCGGTCCGAACTGGGCGCGGCGGCGACGCCGAAACGCGTCGAATACGGCTCCGAGCTGCCCCTTCGCGGACCGGGCAAGATCGACCGGGCGGCGGTGAAGGCCCGACTTCGGTCGGGTTTGAGCAGCTGA
- a CDS encoding 1,4-dihydroxy-2-naphthoyl-CoA synthase, which produces MDDARVSELFDPAAWTEVEGFAFTDITYHRSAESRGGKRVVRIAFDRPEVRNAFRPHTVDELYRALDHARMSSDVGCVLLTGNGPSPKDGGWAFCSGGDQRIRGRSGYQYASGETSDTVDPARAGRLHILEVQRLIRFLPKPVIAVVPGWAAGGGHSLHVVCDLTLASAEHAKFKQTDADVGSFDGGYGSAYLAKMVGQKFAREIFFLGREYSAEQMHRMGAVNAVVPHADLEKEALAWAWEITRKSPTAQRMLKYAFNLTDDGLVGQQLFAGETTRLAYMQDEAVEGRDAFLQKRDPDFKDVPYYY; this is translated from the coding sequence GTGGATGACGCCCGAGTTTCCGAGCTGTTCGACCCCGCCGCGTGGACCGAGGTCGAAGGTTTCGCCTTCACCGACATCACCTACCACCGCTCCGCTGAGAGCCGTGGCGGCAAACGCGTCGTGCGGATCGCGTTCGACCGCCCGGAGGTTCGCAACGCCTTCCGGCCGCACACCGTCGACGAGCTCTACCGGGCGCTGGACCACGCCCGGATGAGCTCGGACGTCGGCTGCGTCCTGCTCACCGGCAACGGCCCCTCGCCCAAGGACGGCGGGTGGGCGTTCTGCTCCGGCGGTGACCAGCGTATTCGCGGACGCTCCGGGTATCAGTACGCGAGCGGCGAGACCTCCGACACGGTGGACCCCGCGCGGGCCGGCCGGCTGCACATCCTCGAGGTCCAGCGGCTGATCCGGTTCCTGCCGAAACCGGTGATCGCGGTGGTGCCGGGCTGGGCCGCGGGCGGCGGGCATTCCCTGCACGTGGTGTGCGATCTCACGCTCGCCTCGGCCGAGCACGCGAAGTTCAAGCAGACCGACGCCGACGTCGGCTCGTTCGACGGCGGGTACGGCTCGGCCTACCTGGCGAAGATGGTCGGGCAGAAGTTCGCCCGCGAGATCTTCTTCCTCGGCCGCGAGTACTCCGCCGAGCAGATGCACCGGATGGGTGCGGTGAACGCCGTCGTCCCGCACGCCGATCTCGAAAAAGAGGCCCTGGCCTGGGCGTGGGAGATCACCCGCAAGTCGCCGACGGCCCAGCGGATGCTGAAGTACGCGTTCAACCTCACCGACGACGGCCTGGTCGGCCAGCAGCTGTTCGCCGGCGAGACCACCCGGCTGGCGTACATGCAGGACGAAGCCGTCGAAGGCCGTGACGCGTTCCTCCAGAAGCGCGACCCCGACTTCAAGGACGTCCCCTACTACTACTGA
- a CDS encoding GNAT family N-acetyltransferase, translating into MPTLHTPRLTLVPLVDEHLELEYELDSDPEVMRYLTGRAATRAEVERAHRRRIAAAPGFGFWMGFAGDDFVGWWILRPPHGPDQPDVEGEAELGYRLLRRQWRRGYAREGSRELIRYGFEVLGLDRIFAQTMAVNSPSRATMASAGLTFARAFTSAADHDDPIDGAEQGEVEYEITRKTWLEQAGQLACPPAGSTTAAARPPAT; encoded by the coding sequence ATGCCCACGTTGCACACCCCTCGGCTCACGCTCGTGCCGCTGGTCGACGAGCACCTCGAGCTGGAGTACGAGCTGGACTCCGATCCCGAAGTGATGCGGTACCTCACCGGCCGGGCCGCGACCCGGGCCGAGGTCGAACGGGCCCACCGGCGCCGGATCGCCGCCGCGCCCGGGTTCGGCTTCTGGATGGGCTTCGCCGGCGACGACTTCGTCGGCTGGTGGATCCTGCGCCCGCCGCACGGCCCCGACCAGCCGGACGTCGAAGGCGAAGCCGAGCTCGGGTACCGGTTGCTGCGCCGGCAGTGGCGGCGGGGCTACGCCCGCGAAGGCTCCCGCGAGCTGATCCGGTACGGGTTCGAAGTGCTGGGCCTGGACCGCATCTTCGCCCAGACGATGGCCGTCAACTCCCCGTCCCGTGCGACGATGGCGTCGGCCGGCCTCACCTTCGCCAGGGCGTTCACCTCGGCCGCGGACCACGACGATCCGATCGACGGCGCCGAGCAGGGGGAAGTCGAGTACGAGATCACGCGGAAGACGTGGCTGGAGCAGGCGGGACAGCTCGCTTGTCCACCCGCCGGATCCACCACAGCAGCGGCCCGGCCACCAGCCACGTGA
- a CDS encoding 1,4-dihydroxy-2-naphthoate polyprenyltransferase gives MASLSEWIEGARPRTLPNAVAPVVAGVGAAIALDAFSWWRSVLALLVSLSLIVGVNYANDYSDGIRGTDENRVGPLRLVGSGVAAPKAVLTAALVALGLAGVLGLVLVAVSGHWWLLAMGALCILGAWFYTGGKKPYGYYGFGEIAVFVFFGLAGVLGTVYVQAGRVSWAALACAVAVGCFSTAVLTANNLRDIPTDIESGKRTLATRLGDRGTRNLYLVLVTAPYVLSVVLAVTGPGLAALAVLTIGLLLPAIGAVHGGKTGRELIPALRDTGLAMLLWAVVTAIALNL, from the coding sequence ATGGCGAGCTTGAGCGAGTGGATCGAAGGGGCCCGGCCGCGGACGCTGCCCAACGCGGTGGCGCCGGTGGTGGCGGGCGTCGGCGCGGCGATCGCGCTGGACGCGTTCTCGTGGTGGCGCTCGGTTCTGGCGCTGCTGGTCTCCCTCTCGCTGATCGTCGGCGTCAACTACGCCAACGACTACTCCGACGGCATCCGCGGCACGGACGAAAACCGCGTCGGACCGTTGCGACTGGTCGGTTCCGGGGTCGCCGCGCCGAAGGCGGTGCTGACGGCGGCGCTCGTCGCGCTGGGCCTGGCCGGGGTGCTGGGCCTGGTGCTGGTGGCGGTCAGCGGGCACTGGTGGCTGCTGGCCATGGGGGCGCTGTGCATCCTCGGCGCATGGTTCTACACGGGCGGCAAGAAGCCTTACGGCTACTACGGTTTCGGCGAGATCGCCGTGTTCGTGTTCTTCGGCCTGGCCGGCGTCCTGGGCACGGTGTACGTGCAGGCCGGGCGGGTCAGCTGGGCGGCGCTGGCGTGCGCGGTCGCGGTCGGCTGCTTCTCGACGGCGGTCCTGACGGCCAACAACCTGCGTGACATCCCGACCGACATCGAGTCCGGCAAGCGCACCCTGGCCACCCGCCTCGGCGACCGGGGCACCCGGAACCTGTACCTGGTGCTGGTGACGGCGCCGTACGTGCTCAGCGTGGTCCTGGCGGTCACCGGGCCCGGACTGGCGGCGCTGGCCGTGCTGACCATTGGCCTGCTGCTGCCCGCCATCGGCGCCGTCCACGGCGGGAAGACCGGGCGGGAGCTGATCCCCGCGTTGCGGGACACCGGCCTGGCCATGCTCCTGTGGGCGGTCGTCACCGCGATCGCGCTGAACCTCTAG
- the menD gene encoding 2-succinyl-5-enolpyruvyl-6-hydroxy-3-cyclohexene-1-carboxylic-acid synthase, whose protein sequence is MNPSTAQARVIVDELVRNTVSHVVLCPGSRNAPLSIALYDAAAAGKLQLHVRIDERGAAFLALGIAARTGRPVAVLCTSGTAAANFHPAVLEADRAGVPLIVLTADRPPELRAAGASQVIDQHQLYGNAIRYFDELAVAERRAGQNSYWRSQICRAWNAAYGEWRCGPVHLNIPFREPLVPDLDDGEWYESLDGRADGSRWTELPDFGALPSFVVPSARHGLVIACDTGVQAASEWAEQHGWPVVSETGGLGLSGGTAISSGAWLLGVEEFIAKHKPEQVLCLGRPTVFRQIQKVISDPSIEVLLVRPDSDWPAPAHNVRQVGQWFDEPTKPADPEWLASWRRADAAASSAVASVLDSEPWPSGLRLASELVDALPADSLLVVGSSNPTRDVALAGRLRPDVLVHRNRGVAGIDGTVSTAIGAAYVHRGPSYALLGDLTFLHDASGLLTGPAEQRPDLTIVVCNDDGGGIFSLLEQGAPEHAASFERVFGTPHGADLGALCAGYRVPHVVAETLTEFRAALRPAPGLRVVEVRVDRARHRDLHGRLRAAVSSAVSAV, encoded by the coding sequence GTGAACCCTTCCACCGCGCAGGCCAGGGTCATCGTCGACGAACTCGTCCGCAACACCGTTTCGCACGTCGTCCTCTGCCCGGGCTCCCGCAACGCGCCGCTGTCGATCGCGCTCTACGACGCGGCGGCGGCCGGGAAGCTCCAGCTGCACGTCCGCATCGACGAGCGCGGTGCCGCGTTCCTCGCCCTCGGCATCGCCGCGCGCACCGGCCGCCCGGTGGCCGTGCTCTGCACGTCCGGCACCGCGGCCGCGAACTTCCACCCGGCGGTGCTGGAGGCCGACCGCGCCGGGGTCCCGCTGATCGTCCTGACCGCCGACCGGCCGCCCGAGCTGCGGGCCGCGGGCGCGTCGCAGGTCATCGACCAGCACCAGCTCTACGGCAACGCCATCCGCTACTTCGACGAGCTGGCCGTCGCCGAGCGGCGGGCCGGCCAGAACTCGTACTGGCGCAGCCAGATCTGCCGGGCCTGGAACGCGGCCTACGGCGAGTGGCGTTGCGGGCCGGTGCACCTGAACATCCCGTTCCGCGAGCCGCTCGTGCCGGACCTCGACGACGGTGAGTGGTACGAGTCCCTGGACGGCCGGGCCGACGGGTCCCGCTGGACCGAGCTGCCCGACTTCGGCGCGCTGCCGTCGTTCGTGGTGCCCTCGGCGCGGCACGGCCTGGTGATCGCGTGCGACACCGGCGTCCAGGCGGCCAGCGAGTGGGCCGAGCAGCACGGCTGGCCGGTGGTGTCGGAGACGGGTGGGCTGGGGCTGTCCGGCGGCACGGCGATCTCGTCCGGCGCCTGGCTGCTGGGCGTCGAGGAGTTCATCGCGAAGCACAAGCCGGAACAGGTGCTCTGCCTCGGCCGGCCGACGGTGTTCCGGCAGATCCAGAAGGTGATCTCGGACCCGTCGATCGAGGTCCTGCTGGTGCGCCCGGACTCGGACTGGCCGGCGCCCGCGCACAACGTAAGACAGGTCGGGCAGTGGTTCGACGAGCCGACCAAGCCGGCCGACCCGGAGTGGCTGGCGAGCTGGCGCCGAGCCGACGCGGCGGCGTCTTCGGCGGTGGCGTCGGTGCTGGACTCGGAGCCGTGGCCGTCCGGGCTGCGGTTGGCGTCGGAGCTGGTGGACGCGCTGCCCGCGGACTCGCTGCTGGTGGTCGGCTCGTCCAACCCGACCCGGGACGTGGCACTGGCCGGCCGGCTGCGCCCGGACGTCCTGGTGCACCGCAACCGCGGGGTGGCGGGCATCGACGGCACGGTCTCGACGGCGATCGGCGCGGCGTACGTCCACCGCGGGCCGTCGTACGCGCTGCTGGGCGACCTGACGTTCCTGCACGACGCCTCGGGCCTGCTCACCGGGCCGGCGGAGCAGCGCCCGGACCTGACGATCGTGGTGTGCAACGACGACGGCGGCGGGATCTTCTCGCTGCTGGAGCAGGGCGCGCCGGAGCACGCGGCGAGCTTCGAGCGGGTGTTCGGGACGCCGCACGGTGCCGACCTGGGCGCGCTGTGCGCGGGGTACCGGGTGCCGCACGTGGTCGCCGAGACGCTGACGGAGTTCCGGGCGGCGCTGCGGCCGGCGCCGGGGCTGCGGGTGGTCGAGGTGCGGGTGGACCGGGCGCGGCACCGGGACCTGCACGGCCGCCTGCGGGCGGCGGTGTCGAGCGCGGTTTCGGCCGTCTGA